GTGGTAGCATTCCCGGTTGTTCTCGATCGTGAGCTTCCAGTTGCCATGCTCGATCACGTCGGTTTCGTAGGCAACCTTGGCATTGCGGACGTCATAGGGCGCAAGTCGCTCTGCCATGACATGCTCGAGGTGCCCGATGTCTTCCGGCGGATGTTCGGACAGGCAGATGTAGATCAGGCCGCCGATCGACTTTAACGTCACCGGCTTGAGGCTTCGACATTCCTTGTCGAAGCCCTTGCCCATGTGCGGTGCATGGCTGAGTTCGCCCGTCAGCTCATAGGTCCACGTGTGGTAGGGACAGACGAGCTTGGACACGATCGTCTTTCCCGCATCCAGCAGTCGCGAGCCGCGGTGACGACAGACATTGTGCACAACCCGGATCTGCCCGTCATCGTCGCGCAGAAGTATAAGGCTCGTCTTGCCGATGTCGATCACCGTCGCGTCACCCGCTTCGGGCACGTCGCACTCAAGACCGATGCAGATCCAGTGCCGGCGGAAGAACACGTCAAGATCGGCCTCGAAAACGTCTTCCCTGGTATAAAGGCCCGCCGGGAGTGAGTGCCCCAGAGCTCTCGCGTCCAAAAGCGACGAGATCGAAGACGCGAATGTCTGCAGCATGATTCCACCTTATGTTTTCGTCGGAATTCGAGGTTATTGCAGGGCAGTGTATTGCAGCGACACCGGCGTTCAACGGCACAAATATACATGTTTGACATTACCCAAAGTAATGCGAATATGATTGGAAGATAAGTGAGATCGCGTTGGCAAATCTAAGAAAAAAGCTCCCGCCTTTGACAGCGCTGACGGCATTCGAAGCAGCCGCCCGTTTATCCAGCTTCACGCGGGCGGCTGCCGAACTTGGCGTAACCCAGGCGGCCGTCAGTCGACAAATCCATCTGTTGGAGGAGGATTTCGGCTTCCCCCTGTTTCATCGGCTTCATCGCAGGATCGAACTGACGGAAAAGGGCAGGCTGCTTTCGACAGCAACGGGCGAAGCATTCAACCTCATTGCCGACACGGTAACGGAGCTGAATGCCGAAGGTCCGGATGACGAACTGGCGATTTCGGCCACGATTTCGTTTTCGCACTTCTGGCTGATGCCAAGAATTGCGGCATTCGCTCGGGCCCATCCTGCCGTCAAGCTTCGCATCATCACGCAGGACGCGAGAACGCGCCTCGATGTAAACGATGTGGATTTGGCCATCCGCTATGGAATGGGAACATGGTCGGACGGTCAGGCCGAACTGCTCTTTGACGATGAGGTTTTTCCGATCTGCAGCGCGGAATACGCGCTTGCGAATTCTCCGGTTGTTGTGCCAGATGATCTTGTCAGCCATCCGCTGATTTCGAGCGACACGGACGATCCCACGTGGACAGGCTGGGAGGAATGGCTCGCAGCCTTCTCTGTCAAGGTTCCCAAGAAAGGCCGTGGTCTTCGATGCAGTTTCTACACCGAGGCTATATATGCCGCGATGAACGGCCAGGGCGTCGCGCTTGGATGGAGCCGCCTCGTCGGCGACCTGCTTCAGCAAAATCGGCTGGTGCGCCTTGCTGATGTGTCCATCCGCCCCCGCGCTGCCTATTTTGTAGTTGTGCCGACCCGCAAACGCCAGAAGGAGACTGTTCAATTCTTCATAGAGTGGCTTCGTGCTGTTGCTGTTTGATAGCCTGAGTGGTCGAAACTACACGACCATGCCCCAACCTTTTGTAACGTTCTACGAGAACCACATCGATTTTCTAAATATTGGTTTTTACTACATCAACTGGATCGTAGGTTCGATACCTTTCAAGGCGCGAGACCTTCAGATGCTCATTTTGCCATCGCAATTTTCATCTCATCTGACCAGATTCTTGGCCGATAGTCTTCTAAGCTAATATGGACAAGGGTGAGCCTCGCTTCCAAGCGAACTTCGTCGTTACTCTCTGCATTGATCAGAAGTGTGACGCTGGTTTTTCCAATCCGGTCCACCGCAAGCGCGAAGCTCAATATTTCGCCAAGTCGACTGACCTGACGAAAATCGATGGAAAGAGAAACAACGGGGATCGCCGTTCTGTTTGTCACATGGATTTCAGCGAAACTTGTGCCGACCACCTTTGCAAACCAATCCTCGACGGTCGCGTTTAGCATCTCAACATAGCGGGGATAGGAAACAATTCCAGCAGGATCGCAGAGCGGTCACGGCCTAAGAGTATTGGCTCCATATCGCTTCGTTCTGGTAACGCTGCCGATGAGCCATTGGTAATCCCGAACTACCATGGTGACGAATACGATCGGAGAATGTCGCTGACGTCGATCGAGACGACACGCGAGATCCTCTCGCAGTCAGCCATAGCGAAGTATATCAAAATTGAGCGTCTGCCGGCCAGATGCGAAGTCCAAAGAGGATATCATGGCTTATATTCGCCAATATGCCTGCTGTGACTATCATCCGGTCGGGACGTGCAAAATGGGCGTTGATGAAGAGGCAGTGGTCGATCCGCAACTCCGCGTCAGAGGCGTACGCGGCTTGCGCGTCGCCGACTCATCTATCATGCCTGTCCTTTTAAGTGGCAATACGAACGGTCCAAGTATGATGATCGGAGAGAAGGCAGCCGATCTGATTAGGGACAATGTTTCGCGGACTGTCGTACAGGATCATCGGATTATGACTTAGCATTTGGCGCTAGATTATCAGTGCTGCAGGTTCGGTTCCCATCAAGGTGAAGACGACCGGCAGTGCCTATGCAGATGCGGAGATTGTTTACGCATCTTCATAGGCGATGTAGATCAGCTATTCATCCGACCGGCTATGCAGCTTGCCAAACCTGATTGAGGATTTTCGCCGCAAGCGCCGCTTTGTCCTGCGGCAGGAAACGACCGTAGTGCTGCTGAACGACATCCGGTGTGTCCTGGATGGCATTACTGGCTTGCTCGTACGACCCCGTCTGCTTAAGGATACGCGTTGCCAGAATATCCCGAAGATTATGCGGTCCGTGCGGCAGCAACCCCTTGATGGCGCCGCGCCCGGTATGGGGATTGTAGATCCCATAGCGTTGGATCACGGTTCGCCAAGCCTCATAGAATTTCGTCGAGTCGTACGCTGCGTCCAGACTGGTCGTCTTCACTGTCTTGACGAACAGGGTGCCAGGATCCTTTGCCGGACCAAGCAGCACACCGCGATGGCGATCGATATAGGCCTCGAGGTATTTGTAGAGGTCGAGCAGGTCCGGTAGGATCAGCCGGAACGGCTTTTGCCCGAAGAAGGATGAGGCTGAGTTCTTGAAGGCGACCGACGGGATGAGGACCTCCCATCCGTTCTCTCGATCGCTCCAGCGCAGCTCGCCGCATTTCATGTCTTCAAGCCGTCGCTCTGATGTCGGAAAATGCCCGCGTGGGCACAAGCGAAGCTGTCGAAGGTTCTTCTGGCGAAGTCCCAGATGCAGGCCGAGGCGAAGCAGCAGAAACGAACGGACAGCCTCTGCGGCCGGTCGGGGATAACGGTTTTCGTCCGGCATGCGCTTCAGGATCTCGTCTGTTATCTTCCGATATTCCGCGAGCGGGCTATCGGCTTCTAGGATCACCATGATCGGCTCGAACGGGTCGCGATGCACACGCATGACCCGCTGGATTTCCTTCGTGCGATTGGCGGCATGCCGGTGGAATGCATCGCATGCGCCGTGCCAGTCGCGCGCCGCAAACTCTATCTCCTCCGGCGCGATCAGCCCTTCGATTGGCTGAACCTTCTTCAACAATTCTGGATGCTGGCGTATCCAGCCGACTTCGGCACGGGTCAGCGCCATTGCCACCATCAGCATGTCTTCTTCCCACTTTGTATAAAAGCACGCCGCTGCTCGCGCCATTGCAGGTACCAATCCCAGAAGCCGGGAAAGATCAGTAGGCCAAAGGTCAGTTGACTGAGAGGAACGCCGCGTCCTTTGACAACGCCGGCGGGCGAGGCGGCGAGCGCCCCGAACATCAGCCCGAGATGCTCGATCTTCTGCGATGCCGTTTCCTCGCCCCATACGCCGTTGCGTTGAAATCCGATCGCCGTCAGCGTCGATGTCTTGAAGCGGATCAGATCGGCCATCTCCATAGCCAGCCGCGGCGGCGCATCGACGACGCCTGACAGAAGACTAGGATCTTCAAAGGTTTCCGTATTGTGGCTCGTGCTGTCTGGAATGATTTGCGATCGGGGTGACAGGGCTCCTCCGCCATATATGACGCCTGGAAACCGAATTGCATAACGCTGTTTGATCGCCGCCGCCTGGTAGCGGCGATAGTCGGTTGAGCCCGAGATGATCATGCGGCGCACCCATTCGATGATTTCCTCCCGCTTGGAGAATGGCAGGCTGCTGAAATCGTCCGGAAGATGCCAAGCGAGTCGTCGACGTTCCGCGGCACTGATGTCACCCATATCATGGCCGTAAAGGGAGCGGGATTGGTGCGGCAACTTCGCCTTGAAATAGCCTTGCACCAATTGATATCGCCGCTCGATGCGGGACAGGATCTCGAAGCTCTTCAGAGATCGGGGCACGCGCTCGCCCTGAACCCATGACAGCAGAGTTTATGGAATGGCCCGCCCCTTTCCCCAGCGTCTGTTATGATGCTGGCGTGTGAAAGGAAGAAAGGAACGGGCCAATGAACATAATGATCCTCGGAATTGATCTGGGCAAGAGCTCTTGCAGCGTAGTTGGTGTCGACGCAACCGGCGCGGTAGTCACTCGTCGGACGTTGCGTCGCCAGACACTGATTGATTACGTAGCGAAGCTCCCGGTTTGCGTGGTCGCAATGGAAGCATGCTGCGGTGCCCATCATCTGGGCCGCCTGTTTGCGAGACAAGGCCACGAGGTCCGGTTGATGTCGCCGGAGTACGTTCGCCCGTATATCAAAGCCCAGAAGAACGACGACCGGGATGCTGAGGGTATTGCCGAAGCTGCATCTCGACCAACCATGCGTTTTGTCGATCTTAAGAGCGAGGAGCAACTCGACATCCAGACGCTGCATCGCGTGCGTTCTCGCCTTGTGACCGAACGAACGACCCTCATCAATCAGCTTCGCGCGATCCTGCTGGAGCGTGGGGTAATCTTTCCGGTTGGGAGGCGAAAACTCGAGCTTGGCGTGGATGACATGCTTGCAGGGAGCAATGAGGTATTGTCGTCGCGACTGTGCCAGCTGGTTGGCGAGTTGCGTGCAGAATGGAACGAACTCGACACGAAGATCGCAGCCTTGAATACCGAATTTATTCAGTTGGCTCGCGATGATGCCGCTATGCGCAGGCTGACATCTATCCCTGGAATCGGTGTGCTCAATGCAACGGCCCTGGTCGCTGCGGTGGGTGATGCGAGCAGCTTCACCAAAGCTCGGGATCTGGGTGCTTGGCTCGGATTGGTCCCCAGACAGTACAGTACCGGCGGTAAACCCCGACTGCTTGGGATATCAAAACGGGGCAACACCTATTTACGCACTCTGCTCATTCATGGTGCTCGCGCGGCATTACCGTCGCTTTCAACGAGTGACACGCCTCTCGGGCGATGGCTGAAGGCCATGATAGAGCGAGGCGTACACCGTAACGCTGTGATTGTAGCGCTGGCAAACAAGCTGGCAAGGATAGCGTGGGCCGCCTTGCGCAAAGAAACAGCTTTTGACCGCAGTTACCCGATAGCTGCGTAATCGGATCGGCTACGCACTATGAAACGCGTAGCCCAACGAGGTTTGCAGGAAGGATCGTGAAGATGGCCTGACAGTCGAACGGCGTTTGGAAAGCCCGGTTGAAAAAATGGCACTGGGTGCCGAAGTGTTTATTGGGGCTCTGAACGTGCGGATGTCCATCTTGGCCATGAGCTTACTCATGAGACCGTATACGTTGACGCAGACTGATCAGCAAATCGTAGAATCCTCTTGCAAGCGGGGCGGGCCATACGTTTTTCATCGAAAGTCTCGCCCAGGCGAACGACGGCGCGGTAAAGTTGCCAATAGCTCTCGCCGAACCGGCGCATCTGATAAATGAGCGCATCCTGAAAGCTGGCCGGATCATCGATCGTATCGAACAATGGCTCAGGAAAAGGATTGATCGGTCTCGGTTGTGGCCCTTTGGGCACTGACGGAGATGGAGCCGGTGTCTTGTCGGAGAAATTTTGCCGCGGCCTGGAGCGCGTGGTGGTTTCCGACTTGCGTGGAACGGTAATGTGCGATTTTGCACGTGGTTTTTTGGACCGTATGTCCTCGGTGGCAGGTGCCGCTCCGAGCCAGCGGATAATCGCATCCAAACCTGGATGCAGCTGCTTCTTCAACTCTGCCGTCAATTCGCCTTCAATCCCGCATGCCTGGCCAATGGCCGTCCAGTCCATGCGACCATTCACGATCGGTGGTGGCTGGCGGTGGATGACAAGACCGATGAGATAGGGCCGAATGTTTTCCAGCACCCGCTTTGGGGCGATGGGCGCAATGCGCACCTCGCAGAAGTCCGAGATTTTTTGTTGAAAGTGATGAATTGAAAGATCGTGTTTTGCCATGCTCTTATTCCGTGCTCTCGGCCCCAGTGCCGAGAGCGGGCGGGAATAGGAGCGGACATTTAACAAAAGGTTTTTCGGCGGCTGTGAGCAGTTCCGCGCAGGTGTTCAAGAGCAGTTAAAACGAGACGAGAAATGGCGAAGACCAGCCCTACAAGCTATGGCATTTGTCATTCATTTGCATTATGATCCAGCGAAAGTGGAGATCGATATGGCTGCAAATGCACTAGTACAAACTCGTATTGATGCCGAGGTTCGGGATCGTGCCTCAGCAGTGCTGGGAAATATGGGGCTTACGGTATCGGACGCGGTCCGTATCTTACTCACCCGGACCGCCAACGAGGGCGCGCTGCCGCTGGAGCTTCTTTCAGGCAGCGAGGCTCATGACGCTTGGTTTCGCACCAAGGTACTTGAAGCGTTGAACGATACTCGGCCGGACGTCTCGGATGATGAAGTTGAGGCACTTTTTGCTGAACGTCGAGCGGCGGCCCGTCTTAACGTGGATGCTCGCAAGTCGTGAAGCTTACCTGGTCCGCCTTCGCGTTATCGGATCGCGACGCTATCTTCACATATATAGAAGCAGAAAATCCGTCAGCCGCCATTCTGGTTGACGAACGGATCGTTGCTGCCGTCCGCCGCTTGATAGATTTCCCCGCGAGCGGTCGTGTTGGCAGAATTGCCGGCACGCGCGAACTGGTCATTAACGGCACGCCGTACGTCGCGGCCTATGCAATTACCGAAACAACGGTCCGTATTCTTCGCGTCCTACATGGCGCGCAGGAATGGCCAGACACCTTGCCAACGAGCTAGACTTTGTTCTCGGTGCTGAGAAACAACAAGTCGTTGGTTCGAATCAAATCAAGGCGTGAAAAGCTTCTTATCAGTTTCCGGAATTTGTCCGCCCACCGGCGCTGAAATCCCCGCGAAGGTGCAATAGGTGGCGTCGCCTGCCGATACGGGTGGCTGATGCGTTCCGGGGCGCCAGCGGACGCAACTTACCCCAGCATTGAAATGTACAGTTCTTAGCGGAGATCAGCACACAGAGGTCCATATCCCATCAAGGCGTGAAAATTAGGACTTGAACCCCGTCGCTTGGTTCTCAGCCGTTGAAAAACGGCGAGGTCTTTGACCGCGGTCAGTCTTCGGTAGCTAGGGAAGGTGACAGCCCGTTGCCGAACACAAATTTGCGGGGGAAGCGCTCTGATAGGCCCCAATGACCTTGTCATCGCACAGCATCAGGGAAACTGACATGCAAACCCTACTCCAAACTGCCTGGTGTCGCCGAATTACTATTTCTATTAAACGGCCCTGACGATCATCTCGTTTAATAGCATGCCGGTGGGACTGGTGGGAAGTCCGAGGTCACGCACGCTGCTCATATGGTTGGCACCAATAATCGACCTCTTGGACACCGCCTGACCCTGCATCTCCAGCACCATCACAAAATCACTCGCCTGCTTGTGAAATGGAGGAGTTTCGTCCGCACCAACCGCGACTGTCACGCGACAGTCCCGGTCAAAGGTCTGTAACATCGGCGAAAAGGCCAAGACTTCCTCATCCGTGATGCCGATTTCGTCAGCCAAGAATGATTTCTGAAGCGGCTTGAGATCATAAAGGCCACCTAACAAAAACGCCGCAGCGAAACCTGACCGCTCTTCCTGCCTGTTGAACAGGAAGGTTGCGAGGTGAGCTCCGGCCGAGTGTCCGCTAACGGTCAGACGTGACGTATCGCCACCGTACGTGTGTATGGTGTCGACCACCCATCGCTTCGCGCGGCGCACCTGGTCAACCAAAACAGACATACGGACACTTGGCATCAGGGCGTAGTCGACGATGACAGCGATAGCCCCGGCATTCGTCACGGTGTTGGCAACGTAGGAATAGTCTCGTTTCGAGAACATTCTCCAGTAGCCCCCGTGAATAAACATATGGACGGGCAGATTTTCCCGTGAGCCTTCCGGGAAGAATATGTCGATGGTCTCGGAGGGACCGTCCCCATATTGAACGTCCGCTGCCATAGGTACCCTGTCGCGGGTTCGGGCGCTCGACGCGACAGTCTCCTCGACGATCGCGTCGAACTCGGCGACATGTGCTCGAATGCGGAACGGGTCATTTTCCAAAGTTTCCGCTCCTCGCGTTTTTAAAAGCTGGTAGCGATATATTTTGCTTCCATGAATTCGGCAATGCCGTGGTGCTGCCCGCCTTCGCGTCCGAGACCGCTCTGCTTGACGCCGCCGAAGGGTGCCGCGGGGTCCGAAACCAATCCTCTGTTTAGAGCGATCATCCCTGCTTCCAGGGCAGAGGCGACACGAAGTCCGCGACCCACGTCACGCGTATAGACGTAGGCGGCTAGACCATATTCTGTATCGTTGGCGCGGCGGACAGCTTCTTCCTCGCTCTCGAAACGATAGAGGGGTGCGACCGGACCAAAAATTTCCTCGTGTGCCATCTCGGAAGTGGTTGGAACATCGACAAGAACAGTTGGCGGGTAGAAGAAACCGGGACCTTCGGGTGGTTCCCCGCCGCACAGAACGCGCGCACCTTTCGTTTTCGAATCCTCGACCAGGCGGCCGATCTTTTCGACGGCTTTGCGTGTGATCATCGGCCCGCATTCGGTTATCCCTTCGATGCCCGCGCCGACCTTCATGGCGGCCATGCGTTTCGACAAGCCATCGGCAAAAGCGTCGTATATTCCGGACTGGACATAGAATCGGTTGGCGGCGGTGCAGGCTTCCCCGGCATTGCGCATTTTCGCAATCATCGCCCCTTCCAGCGAGGCTTCCAGGTCCGCATCGTCAAACACGAGAAATGGCGCATTCCCGCCGAGTTCCATGGAACAGGAGATCACGTGCCTTGCCGCTTCAGAAAGCAGATGGCGACCCACACCCGTCGAGCCCGTGAACGAAAGCTTTTTGACACGTGGGTCCGCCAATATCTCGGCGGTAACAAGACCTGGTGTGCTGGTCGTGATCACATTGACGACGCCCGGAGGAACCCCCGCTTC
This DNA window, taken from Pararhizobium capsulatum DSM 1112, encodes the following:
- a CDS encoding LysR substrate-binding domain-containing protein, with the translated sequence MANLRKKLPPLTALTAFEAAARLSSFTRAAAELGVTQAAVSRQIHLLEEDFGFPLFHRLHRRIELTEKGRLLSTATGEAFNLIADTVTELNAEGPDDELAISATISFSHFWLMPRIAAFARAHPAVKLRIITQDARTRLDVNDVDLAIRYGMGTWSDGQAELLFDDEVFPICSAEYALANSPVVVPDDLVSHPLISSDTDDPTWTGWEEWLAAFSVKVPKKGRGLRCSFYTEAIYAAMNGQGVALGWSRLVGDLLQQNRLVRLADVSIRPRAAYFVVVPTRKRQKETVQFFIEWLRAVAV
- a CDS encoding GMC oxidoreductase, whose product is MAYIRQYACCDYHPVGTCKMGVDEEAVVDPQLRVRGVRGLRVADSSIMPVLLSGNTNGPSMMIGEKAADLIRDNVSRTVVQDHRIMT
- a CDS encoding IS110 family transposase yields the protein MNIMILGIDLGKSSCSVVGVDATGAVVTRRTLRRQTLIDYVAKLPVCVVAMEACCGAHHLGRLFARQGHEVRLMSPEYVRPYIKAQKNDDRDAEGIAEAASRPTMRFVDLKSEEQLDIQTLHRVRSRLVTERTTLINQLRAILLERGVIFPVGRRKLELGVDDMLAGSNEVLSSRLCQLVGELRAEWNELDTKIAALNTEFIQLARDDAAMRRLTSIPGIGVLNATALVAAVGDASSFTKARDLGAWLGLVPRQYSTGGKPRLLGISKRGNTYLRTLLIHGARAALPSLSTSDTPLGRWLKAMIERGVHRNAVIVALANKLARIAWAALRKETAFDRSYPIAA
- a CDS encoding type II toxin-antitoxin system RelB/DinJ family antitoxin → MAANALVQTRIDAEVRDRASAVLGNMGLTVSDAVRILLTRTANEGALPLELLSGSEAHDAWFRTKVLEALNDTRPDVSDDEVEALFAERRAAARLNVDARKS
- a CDS encoding type II toxin-antitoxin system RelE/ParE family toxin: MKLTWSAFALSDRDAIFTYIEAENPSAAILVDERIVAAVRRLIDFPASGRVGRIAGTRELVINGTPYVAAYAITETTVRILRVLHGAQEWPDTLPTS
- a CDS encoding alpha/beta hydrolase, which gives rise to MENDPFRIRAHVAEFDAIVEETVASSARTRDRVPMAADVQYGDGPSETIDIFFPEGSRENLPVHMFIHGGYWRMFSKRDYSYVANTVTNAGAIAVIVDYALMPSVRMSVLVDQVRRAKRWVVDTIHTYGGDTSRLTVSGHSAGAHLATFLFNRQEERSGFAAAFLLGGLYDLKPLQKSFLADEIGITDEEVLAFSPMLQTFDRDCRVTVAVGADETPPFHKQASDFVMVLEMQGQAVSKRSIIGANHMSSVRDLGLPTSPTGMLLNEMIVRAV
- a CDS encoding NAD-dependent succinate-semialdehyde dehydrogenase; protein product: MPDISAASRGLYINGAWQPSGNGLEIDVIDPSTGERLAAVPDATVEDARLCVDAAAGAGPSWRATPPRKRSEILRRCFELMVERSEMLATLISMENGKALRDARGEVAYAAEFFRWNAEEAVRITGEFGIAPAGTNRIIVDYQPIGICLLITPWNFPAAMATRKIAPALAAGCTVILKPASETPLTAYALAAIYEEAGVPPGVVNVITTSTPGLVTAEILADPRVKKLSFTGSTGVGRHLLSEAARHVISCSMELGGNAPFLVFDDADLEASLEGAMIAKMRNAGEACTAANRFYVQSGIYDAFADGLSKRMAAMKVGAGIEGITECGPMITRKAVEKIGRLVEDSKTKGARVLCGGEPPEGPGFFYPPTVLVDVPTTSEMAHEEIFGPVAPLYRFESEEEAVRRANDTEYGLAAYVYTRDVGRGLRVASALEAGMIALNRGLVSDPAAPFGGVKQSGLGREGGQHHGIAEFMEAKYIATSF